Proteins from a single region of Alloscardovia omnicolens:
- the hisB gene encoding imidazoleglycerol-phosphate dehydratase HisB translates to MARTATIQRTTSESSIELSLNLDGTGKTDIHTSVPFYDHMMTALGKHSLIDLTIKASGDTHIDAHHTVEDIAIVFGEALKQALGDKRGITRFADCLVPLDEALAQCVVDISGRPYAQCSGEPEGFEYAMIGGHFTGSLVRHALESIAFHAGICLHMRVLSGRDPHHIAEAEFKALARALRQAVSIDPRVDGIPSTKGSL, encoded by the coding sequence ATGGCACGTACAGCAACAATCCAGCGCACAACCAGCGAGTCATCAATTGAGTTGAGTTTGAATTTGGACGGTACGGGAAAAACTGATATTCATACTTCTGTTCCGTTTTATGACCATATGATGACTGCTTTAGGTAAGCATTCTTTGATTGATCTGACCATTAAAGCCTCCGGAGATACACATATTGATGCGCATCATACTGTTGAAGATATTGCTATTGTTTTCGGTGAAGCCTTAAAGCAGGCTTTAGGGGATAAGCGTGGTATTACACGCTTTGCTGACTGTCTTGTTCCTTTGGATGAAGCTTTAGCACAATGTGTGGTAGATATTTCTGGTCGACCATATGCGCAATGTTCAGGCGAACCTGAAGGTTTTGAATATGCCATGATTGGTGGGCATTTCACGGGATCATTAGTGCGCCACGCTTTGGAATCCATCGCATTCCATGCGGGTATATGCTTGCATATGCGTGTGCTGTCTGGTCGAGATCCTCATCATATTGCTGAAGCTGAGTTTAAGGCTTTGGCTCGAGCTTTGCGTCAGGCAGTGAGCATTGATCCACGCGTTGATGGTATTCCAAGTACAAAGGGTTCCTTATAA
- the hisH gene encoding imidazole glycerol phosphate synthase subunit HisH, with protein sequence MASVVVFDYGFGNVRSMVRALDNIGVDVELTSNRDAALRADGLVVPGVGAFAACMDGLHAAHGDDIVYERLAHNQPVLGVCVGEQVMFNDGNERGKHCEGLGLIGGSVNLLDAPVVPHMGWNTIQSPEGSSLFDGVASERFYFVHSYAAHASASIQEIMPARREDVFPQSVQPIITTASYGHDTFIAAVEKGPLTVTQFHPEKSGQAGAQLLTNWVSSFSQTAK encoded by the coding sequence GTGGCGTCCGTTGTTGTTTTTGATTACGGTTTTGGCAATGTGCGTTCCATGGTGCGTGCGCTTGACAATATCGGCGTAGATGTTGAACTCACCAGTAATCGTGATGCTGCACTGAGAGCCGATGGTTTGGTAGTGCCAGGAGTGGGCGCTTTTGCAGCTTGCATGGACGGCTTACACGCTGCACATGGCGACGATATTGTGTATGAGCGTCTTGCTCATAATCAGCCAGTACTGGGCGTATGCGTGGGCGAACAAGTCATGTTTAACGACGGCAATGAACGCGGAAAACACTGCGAAGGTTTGGGACTTATTGGCGGTTCCGTTAATCTTCTTGATGCTCCAGTAGTTCCTCATATGGGGTGGAATACCATACAGTCGCCTGAAGGAAGCAGCCTTTTTGATGGTGTTGCATCTGAGCGTTTCTACTTCGTGCATTCATATGCTGCCCATGCTAGTGCTTCGATTCAAGAAATTATGCCAGCGCGCCGAGAGGATGTTTTCCCTCAATCGGTACAGCCAATTATCACCACAGCATCATATGGTCACGATACTTTTATTGCGGCTGTAGAAAAAGGTCCTCTTACTGTTACTCAATTCCATCCGGAAAAATCAGGGCAAGCAGGAGCACAGCTGCTCACCAATTGGGTGTCCAGTTTTAGTCAGACCGCGAAATAG
- the priA gene encoding bifunctional 1-(5-phosphoribosyl)-5-((5-phosphoribosylamino)methylideneamino)imidazole-4-carboxamide isomerase/phosphoribosylanthranilate isomerase PriA — protein MLTLLPAVDVRNGKAVRLRQGESGSETDYGSPFDAALQWVEQGAQWIHMVDLDAAFGTGNNRAQVHDIVEQLGQQVSIELSGGIRDDASLEAAFDAGAARVNIGTAALENPEWTAQVIARYGDKVAVGLDVRGTTLAGRGWTSEGGNLFDMIDILNQAGCSRYVVTDVNRDGMMSGPNVELLAQVAAHTDAYVTASGGISKLDDLTAIAKIGNGVDAAILGKSLYSGAFSLKDALELTQNA, from the coding sequence ATGCTTACTCTTCTTCCTGCAGTTGATGTGCGCAATGGCAAAGCCGTACGCCTTCGTCAAGGTGAATCCGGCTCAGAAACAGACTACGGAAGTCCTTTTGACGCGGCTCTTCAGTGGGTAGAACAGGGCGCACAGTGGATTCATATGGTGGACTTAGATGCTGCTTTCGGCACTGGAAATAATCGCGCTCAAGTTCATGATATTGTTGAGCAACTAGGGCAGCAGGTCAGCATTGAATTATCAGGTGGTATTCGCGATGATGCATCTTTGGAAGCAGCCTTTGATGCTGGAGCTGCGCGCGTCAATATTGGCACAGCTGCACTCGAGAATCCTGAATGGACAGCTCAAGTCATTGCTCGCTACGGTGATAAAGTTGCTGTGGGCTTAGATGTGCGTGGCACGACCTTAGCTGGTCGTGGATGGACGAGTGAGGGTGGCAATCTTTTTGACATGATTGACATTCTCAACCAGGCTGGATGTTCACGCTATGTGGTTACAGATGTGAATCGTGATGGCATGATGTCGGGGCCAAATGTGGAGTTATTGGCTCAAGTTGCTGCACATACAGATGCGTATGTTACTGCCTCGGGCGGCATTTCCAAGCTTGACGATTTGACCGCTATAGCTAAGATTGGTAACGGTGTGGATGCGGCAATTCTTGGAAAATCCTTATATTCAGGTGCTTTCAGCTTGAAAGATGCTCTTGAATTGACGCAGAACGCCTGA
- the glnA gene encoding type I glutamate--ammonia ligase, producing the protein MNKQQEFALRAVEERDIRFIRLWFTDVLGQLKSVAIAPAELEDAFEEGIGFDGSAIEGLTRVSEDDMIVRPDPTTFQILPWRGGPQGTARMFCDVLTPEGQPSLGDPRYVLKRTLDQAKDMGFTFYVHPEIEFYLFEHQDDYSKPPVPIDSGGYFDHVPRSSGMDFRRAAVNMLEQMGISVEYSHHEGGPGQNEIDLRYADALAIADNIMTFRTVVKEISLERGIHASFMPKPLVDQPGSGMHTHLSLFEGDANAFYEAGQEFNMSTTARQFAAGLIYHAAEITAVTNQYVNSYKRLWGGAEAPSFICWGHNNRSALLRIPQYKPGKGNSARMEFRGLDPVANPYLAYSVLLAAGLDGIKQGMELGEPTSDDVWELTDMERLAMGIQPLPDSLDSALKVMEKSDFVASVLGEHVFEYFLRNKRKEWEEYRMQVTPYELQKYLPRL; encoded by the coding sequence ATGAATAAGCAACAAGAATTCGCATTGCGCGCTGTAGAAGAACGCGATATCCGTTTTATCCGTTTGTGGTTTACTGATGTTTTAGGCCAGCTTAAATCAGTAGCTATTGCTCCAGCAGAATTAGAAGATGCTTTTGAAGAGGGAATCGGCTTCGATGGTTCTGCAATTGAAGGTTTAACACGCGTTTCTGAAGACGATATGATTGTGCGTCCAGATCCGACAACTTTCCAAATTCTTCCATGGCGTGGAGGTCCTCAAGGCACAGCACGTATGTTCTGTGATGTGCTTACTCCAGAAGGACAGCCTTCATTGGGAGATCCTCGTTATGTGCTTAAGCGTACTTTGGATCAGGCGAAAGATATGGGCTTCACGTTCTACGTGCATCCTGAAATTGAATTCTATTTGTTTGAACACCAAGATGACTATTCTAAGCCTCCTGTTCCTATTGATTCCGGCGGCTATTTCGATCATGTGCCACGTAGTTCAGGCATGGATTTCCGTCGTGCAGCTGTGAATATGCTTGAACAGATGGGTATTTCTGTAGAGTATTCTCATCACGAGGGTGGTCCTGGTCAAAACGAAATTGATTTACGATATGCGGATGCTTTGGCTATTGCCGATAATATTATGACTTTCCGTACTGTTGTCAAGGAAATTTCTTTGGAGCGGGGTATTCACGCCAGCTTTATGCCTAAGCCTCTGGTTGATCAGCCAGGTTCGGGCATGCACACTCATTTAAGCCTGTTCGAAGGAGATGCGAATGCATTCTATGAGGCAGGTCAAGAATTTAATATGAGCACAACGGCACGTCAGTTTGCTGCGGGCTTGATTTACCATGCTGCAGAAATTACTGCTGTGACGAATCAATATGTGAACTCTTATAAGCGCTTGTGGGGAGGCGCAGAGGCTCCAAGCTTTATCTGCTGGGGTCATAATAACCGTTCTGCACTGCTGCGAATTCCGCAATACAAGCCTGGTAAAGGCAATTCAGCTCGTATGGAATTCCGTGGTTTAGATCCTGTAGCAAACCCATACTTAGCTTATTCTGTGCTTCTTGCTGCCGGTTTAGATGGTATTAAGCAGGGAATGGAACTTGGCGAGCCTACCAGTGATGATGTGTGGGAGCTTACCGATATGGAACGTTTGGCTATGGGTATTCAGCCTCTTCCAGATTCTTTGGATAGTGCTTTGAAAGTGATGGAAAAGTCTGACTTCGTGGCTTCCGTCTTAGGAGAGCACGTGTTCGAATACTTCTTACGCAATAAGCGCAAGGAGTGGGAAGAATACCGCATGCAGGTTACTCCATACGAGTTACAAAAATACCTGCCTCGTCTCTAA
- the hrpA gene encoding ATP-dependent RNA helicase HrpA, giving the protein MSASTPRISHSPTSQVLQSSESSASSRLTFSYPEALPVSHSRSQIMDAIRSSQVVIVSGQTGSGKTTQIPKMLLDMGRGSHGHKVIVTQPRRIAARSVAERISEELHTKLGDQVGYRVRFTDESSSHTRLVIATDGILLAHIQHDPLLSAYDTIMIDEAHERSLNIDFLLGYITSLLPKRPDLKLIITSATIDSQKFQEHFSRVLGSQVPIIEVSGRTFPVQIVHEPVGSSPAVVRNLSSFPNLQTSPADENDTHDDDMLVSTAVARACAQLVVHSTHTTDPRDILVFAAGERDIREYEQAIRRAFGTRASDNRRSDFIEIVPLFARLSAKDQHKIFEPHTHQRIIVATNVAETSLTVPGIRYVVDPGFARISRYSKSAKVQRLPIEPISQASANQRSGRCGRIADGLTIRLYSSEDFESRPQFTDPEIVRTSLGSVVLQMLAVGVAHTADDVTTFGFIDPPDMRAVTDGFNELLELRAIKRVKNRRSSSRAQLLHEASQRSSSVVLTRIGKQLARIPLDVRLARMVIEASHATPDTLASILAIVSFLSVQDPRERPEEQRDEADRIHKRFADSSSDFLTALNVWMYFFDSERKLSNSQLRSLCRREYVNFMRMRQWHDLYQQLETVCKDMKWSVGAVHPLKKPHTDILALPLAQQASGSLACSWDGDSIHRCMLAGLLSSLGMQVIREPKASQFAGLKGAARVRAMKRAAKMSKNEYQGARGTHFALFPGSAVASSTPPWVMTAELVETSRLWARSSAAINPAWAYDIAKDLTRTSYGAPHWSATAGSAVAIATIHLYGLPIITDKKVQWGRINPAEARDLLIRQGLIEADLSRRFPGDEFISANQKILDDAQEESHRTRQIADVVSDQDLYDFYDRIIPAKVTNVAQLAQWWKDARTQQPDLLKFDPTAVERLQNTESTDLRDYPDRWYVRGTDNTRFAFKLSYKYDPHADDDGVTVHIPLSALLRVQPSDFTWTVPGILDDLIVHTIKSLPKALRVQFVPAPQTAQKIRDYLNERYPAFPGSAEAVDAQIADFTHAFTQAAISVTNAQLHPEDFSSEQLNRLPGFVRLNFALESDPVRSAHGKVKRKSQVLATSKDLAELQQHFSAQAQKSAQHSISHQARQASKSGQEVKRVDLLHNAGVTSQLRQDMLWDSVLTAVQLPNDRIRSRWLGAEALILASAPYKSINSCIDDMQRAAVKRLLPHIESVESDKALAEEISSIINVFEDTVYAVAHDVIDILRAYAAVQKIVSGTADLPMLSVLQSVRAHADELVHEGFIAQAPAEYLPRITRYLKADCLRVEKAKMNKDRDVQWAWEADEAYQLVRSAQATAQKTPAGPMHDTAQHTAEQLRWMYEEFLVSLWAQEYGTAYPISMKRLRKTRINASYKETENTC; this is encoded by the coding sequence ATGAGCGCTTCTACCCCACGTATCTCACATTCGCCGACTTCACAGGTTCTACAGTCGTCTGAATCTTCTGCATCGTCACGACTGACTTTTAGCTATCCTGAAGCTTTACCTGTTTCTCACAGTCGCTCACAGATTATGGACGCAATCCGATCTTCTCAGGTTGTGATTGTCTCTGGCCAAACTGGTTCAGGTAAAACTACGCAAATACCTAAAATGCTTTTAGATATGGGACGCGGTTCACATGGGCATAAAGTAATTGTGACTCAGCCGCGCCGTATTGCAGCACGTAGTGTTGCCGAACGTATCAGCGAGGAATTGCACACTAAGTTAGGCGATCAAGTCGGTTATCGCGTGCGTTTTACTGATGAAAGCTCGTCTCACACACGCCTGGTTATTGCCACTGATGGTATTCTTCTGGCTCATATTCAGCACGATCCACTGCTGAGCGCCTACGACACGATTATGATTGATGAGGCGCATGAGCGCAGTCTTAATATTGATTTTTTGTTGGGATACATCACCTCTCTTCTGCCGAAGCGTCCCGATCTTAAGCTAATTATTACCTCTGCAACCATCGACTCACAGAAATTCCAAGAACATTTTTCACGAGTTCTCGGCTCTCAAGTTCCTATTATTGAGGTGAGTGGGCGCACTTTCCCCGTACAGATTGTGCATGAACCAGTGGGATCGTCGCCTGCAGTTGTGCGTAATTTAAGCAGCTTCCCTAACCTACAAACATCACCTGCTGACGAGAATGACACTCACGATGATGATATGTTGGTGTCCACTGCCGTAGCCCGAGCCTGCGCACAGCTCGTTGTTCATTCCACACATACAACGGATCCGCGCGATATTCTTGTTTTTGCTGCTGGCGAGCGCGATATTCGCGAGTATGAGCAGGCTATTCGTCGTGCTTTTGGAACGCGTGCTAGCGATAATCGTCGCAGTGATTTTATTGAAATTGTTCCACTTTTTGCGCGCCTGAGCGCTAAAGATCAGCATAAGATTTTTGAGCCTCATACCCATCAGCGCATTATTGTGGCTACCAATGTGGCGGAAACATCGCTGACCGTTCCTGGCATTCGATATGTTGTAGATCCTGGCTTCGCACGTATTTCGCGTTATTCGAAATCTGCTAAAGTTCAACGACTACCTATTGAACCAATTTCTCAGGCAAGTGCTAATCAGCGTTCTGGGCGATGTGGTCGTATTGCTGATGGTTTGACCATTCGCTTGTATTCTTCAGAAGATTTTGAGTCTCGTCCACAGTTTACTGATCCAGAAATTGTGCGTACTTCCTTGGGGTCTGTGGTTTTGCAGATGCTGGCGGTGGGTGTGGCGCACACTGCTGATGATGTGACCACTTTTGGTTTTATTGACCCTCCAGATATGCGTGCTGTTACCGATGGTTTTAATGAGCTGTTGGAGCTACGTGCAATTAAGCGCGTCAAAAATCGTCGTTCATCTTCACGCGCACAGCTATTACATGAGGCTTCGCAACGTTCTAGCAGCGTTGTGCTCACTCGCATCGGTAAACAGCTTGCGCGTATTCCTCTTGATGTGCGTTTGGCGCGTATGGTTATTGAAGCTAGTCATGCTACACCTGATACTTTGGCGTCTATTCTGGCTATTGTGTCTTTTCTCAGCGTGCAAGATCCGCGCGAACGTCCTGAGGAACAGCGTGATGAGGCAGATCGTATTCATAAACGTTTTGCGGATTCATCCTCTGACTTTTTGACGGCTCTCAACGTGTGGATGTATTTCTTTGATTCTGAACGCAAACTTTCGAATTCTCAGTTGCGCTCATTATGCCGCCGTGAATACGTCAATTTTATGCGTATGCGTCAGTGGCATGATCTATATCAGCAGTTGGAAACTGTATGTAAGGATATGAAGTGGTCGGTGGGCGCTGTTCATCCGTTAAAGAAACCGCATACAGATATTCTTGCTCTTCCCCTCGCGCAGCAAGCATCGGGATCTTTAGCGTGTTCGTGGGATGGTGACTCGATTCATCGTTGTATGTTAGCTGGTCTGCTTTCTAGCTTAGGTATGCAAGTTATTCGTGAACCTAAAGCCTCGCAATTCGCTGGTCTGAAGGGTGCTGCTCGCGTTCGAGCAATGAAGCGTGCAGCTAAAATGTCTAAAAATGAGTATCAGGGGGCACGCGGTACACATTTTGCGCTCTTCCCTGGCTCTGCTGTAGCTAGTTCTACCCCACCGTGGGTTATGACTGCTGAACTGGTGGAAACCTCACGTTTGTGGGCACGCAGTAGCGCAGCTATTAACCCTGCATGGGCTTATGATATAGCGAAGGATTTAACGCGCACATCATACGGCGCACCCCATTGGTCTGCCACAGCAGGAAGTGCTGTAGCTATAGCAACTATACATTTGTATGGTTTGCCTATTATTACCGATAAAAAAGTACAATGGGGGCGCATTAATCCAGCTGAAGCCCGTGATTTGCTGATTCGTCAAGGTCTGATTGAAGCAGATCTTTCTCGCCGTTTCCCTGGCGACGAGTTTATAAGTGCCAATCAGAAGATTCTTGATGATGCGCAAGAGGAATCACATCGCACACGTCAGATTGCTGATGTGGTCAGCGATCAAGATCTTTATGATTTTTATGATCGTATTATTCCTGCGAAGGTCACTAATGTGGCTCAACTTGCTCAGTGGTGGAAGGATGCGCGTACTCAGCAACCAGATTTGCTCAAGTTTGACCCCACCGCTGTGGAGCGTTTGCAGAATACAGAGTCTACTGATTTACGAGATTATCCTGACCGTTGGTATGTGCGTGGAACAGATAATACACGATTCGCTTTTAAGCTGAGCTATAAGTATGATCCGCACGCTGATGATGATGGCGTCACCGTTCATATACCGCTGTCTGCTCTGCTGCGCGTGCAGCCTAGCGATTTTACATGGACTGTTCCTGGCATTCTGGATGATTTAATTGTGCACACCATTAAATCCTTACCTAAGGCTTTGCGCGTGCAATTTGTGCCGGCTCCTCAAACTGCTCAGAAGATTCGTGACTATCTTAACGAACGCTACCCTGCTTTCCCGGGCTCTGCTGAAGCTGTGGATGCTCAGATTGCTGACTTTACGCATGCTTTTACGCAAGCTGCTATTAGTGTAACGAATGCACAACTGCATCCAGAAGATTTTAGTAGTGAGCAGTTAAACCGTTTACCAGGTTTTGTGCGGTTGAATTTTGCACTGGAATCAGATCCCGTTCGCTCTGCACATGGTAAGGTAAAACGCAAATCTCAGGTGCTCGCCACATCGAAAGATTTGGCTGAACTTCAACAGCATTTTAGCGCGCAAGCACAAAAATCTGCACAGCATTCCATCTCTCATCAAGCACGTCAGGCAAGCAAATCTGGGCAAGAAGTAAAACGCGTTGACTTGCTCCATAATGCGGGTGTAACCAGTCAACTGCGCCAAGATATGTTGTGGGATAGCGTTCTTACAGCTGTGCAATTGCCTAACGACCGTATTCGCTCACGCTGGCTGGGCGCAGAAGCCCTGATTTTAGCTTCTGCTCCTTATAAATCTATCAACAGCTGTATTGATGATATGCAACGGGCTGCGGTGAAGCGATTGCTACCACATATCGAGTCTGTGGAGTCTGATAAAGCCTTAGCTGAAGAAATATCGAGTATTATCAATGTTTTTGAAGACACGGTTTATGCCGTAGCTCATGACGTTATTGATATTCTTCGCGCCTATGCGGCCGTGCAAAAAATCGTTAGTGGCACAGCAGATTTGCCTATGCTATCTGTCTTGCAATCGGTGCGTGCACACGCTGATGAGCTCGTTCATGAGGGCTTTATTGCACAGGCTCCGGCTGAATATTTACCGCGTATTACACGCTATTTGAAGGCTGACTGCTTGCGTGTTGAGAAAGCAAAAATGAATAAGGATCGTGATGTGCAGTGGGCGTGGGAAGCGGATGAGGCTTATCAGCTTGTACGTTCAGCCCAGGCTACTGCTCAGAAAACACCTGCAGGTCCGATGCACGATACAGCCCAGCATACGGCTGAGCAATTACGGTGGATGTATGAAGAATTCTTGGTGTCTTTATGGGCACAGGAATATGGCACAGCTTATCCAATAAGCATGAAGCGTTTACGCAAAACTCGCATAAACGCTTCATATAAGGAGACTGAAAATACCTGCTGA
- a CDS encoding methyltransferase, which yields MNSTHEQYFSAQPSTEDDRKKITISMRGTEYDVTVSRSVFSTHRLDLGTKVLLDRVPSPADLPEQAHILDLGCGWGPISIAAAAEAPHTSTIWALDVNERAIELAALNASHAGLSNVRAGTVESFERDFGADWSDAHFDLIWSNPPIRIGKEELHTLLMTYLPRLTVGGHAYMVVQKHLGADSLMSWLDSQLNNDATASYEVSKFASAKGYRIIEVERLR from the coding sequence GTGAATAGCACACACGAGCAATATTTCAGCGCTCAGCCTTCAACTGAAGACGACCGTAAAAAAATAACAATTTCTATGCGTGGCACTGAATATGATGTCACTGTTTCCCGTAGCGTTTTTTCCACGCATCGTTTAGATTTAGGTACCAAAGTTTTACTGGATCGCGTACCTTCCCCTGCAGATCTTCCCGAGCAGGCACATATTTTAGATTTGGGATGCGGCTGGGGTCCTATAAGCATTGCTGCTGCGGCGGAAGCACCACACACATCTACTATCTGGGCTTTAGACGTGAATGAACGCGCTATTGAATTGGCTGCCCTCAATGCTTCCCACGCTGGTTTGAGCAATGTACGTGCAGGTACAGTAGAAAGTTTTGAACGTGATTTTGGTGCGGATTGGTCTGACGCGCACTTTGACCTGATATGGTCAAATCCTCCTATTCGCATTGGAAAGGAAGAGCTCCACACTCTGCTCATGACATATCTGCCACGACTAACTGTGGGCGGACACGCATACATGGTTGTACAGAAACATTTAGGAGCTGATTCGTTGATGTCATGGCTAGACTCTCAGCTCAACAACGATGCAACCGCTTCGTATGAGGTGTCTAAGTTCGCTTCTGCTAAAGGTTACAGAATTATTGAGGTGGAACGTCTTCGATGA
- a CDS encoding nucleoside hydrolase, which yields MSQKMILDLDTGVDDAMAIAYALASPEVDLIGITGTYGNVLMDQGTRNALAITDILGHSEVPVFRGLDHSRSTDSFEVLDISAFIHGKNGIGDVEIPDSERSVEQQNAVDFIIEAVHTYGKDLVYVPTGPDTNIAAAIEKDPSIVDEIGSIVLMGGALTVPGNVNAWTEANISQDPEAADILFRSGAPVTMVGLDVTLQTLLRYEDTQKWRETGTDAGRFYADMVDYYIKAYETTSPHLGGCGLHDPLAVAVAIDPTLVNTLDINMKVDVDGATRGRTIGDETRLNDPVKTMKVAVEVDVQRFVHELISRIGTLVAAQ from the coding sequence ATGTCACAGAAGATGATTTTGGATCTCGATACGGGTGTGGACGATGCAATGGCTATTGCATATGCGTTAGCAAGTCCTGAAGTCGATCTGATTGGTATTACCGGTACATACGGTAACGTTCTCATGGATCAGGGCACACGTAATGCTTTAGCAATTACAGATATTTTAGGGCACTCTGAAGTTCCCGTATTTCGTGGTCTAGATCATTCCCGTTCAACAGATTCCTTTGAAGTGCTTGACATTTCAGCTTTTATTCACGGCAAAAATGGTATCGGTGATGTGGAAATCCCTGATTCAGAGCGTAGCGTTGAGCAGCAAAATGCAGTGGACTTTATTATCGAAGCAGTTCATACTTATGGTAAAGATCTGGTGTATGTGCCAACGGGTCCTGACACCAATATTGCTGCAGCTATTGAAAAAGATCCAAGCATTGTAGACGAAATTGGTTCTATTGTGCTTATGGGTGGCGCACTCACTGTTCCTGGCAATGTGAATGCATGGACGGAAGCTAATATTTCCCAAGATCCTGAAGCAGCAGATATTTTGTTCCGTTCGGGTGCTCCAGTAACAATGGTGGGCTTAGACGTAACATTACAAACACTTTTGCGCTATGAAGATACTCAAAAATGGCGCGAAACTGGCACAGATGCCGGACGTTTCTACGCAGATATGGTCGATTACTACATTAAGGCTTACGAAACAACATCTCCTCATTTAGGTGGATGCGGTTTGCATGATCCTTTAGCAGTAGCCGTTGCAATTGACCCAACTTTGGTCAATACTCTCGATATCAATATGAAAGTAGATGTAGATGGTGCTACGCGCGGACGCACTATCGGCGACGAAACGCGTCTGAATGACCCAGTAAAGACCATGAAAGTGGCTGTTGAAGTAGATGTGCAGCGTTTCGTTCATGAACTAATAAGCCGTATTGGCACGTTGGTTGCAGCTCAGTAA
- a CDS encoding MFS transporter has product MSNSQSSTMQVKERTAGMTNEQAVTALIPLLITFILGTLCLQGFNLVFAQVGKEVGAGSQASMITAIPGIVLGIVCFVYGSLGDFVSLKKLVTIGILTLFVGSVFGFVAGYFFHPNVWIVIFARVLQTAGEQVAGSAFLVVATKYLKPSLKVVFFGLFTAGYQFSAAIGVFAAGFFSSIHWSFLFLIPTVTILLLPILLKNLPDASGTGEKVDAWGFVIFGLGAAFLALFFSDMKWWYLVAAVAAFIIFAVYIHKASNPFVTPAFFKNTKWLVATGYILLFYFPNYFFSPMFNNVAAGVYNMDTSTASHYIVWAFIVAAVVGTSSGWIVGKIGRHATMIVACILMACGFITGAFVLTAGPLALTGAACLYYGGAGMLYSPVVSLVLGTLTQDESGRGVGMNDLFMNTTASIGIAILGTLMGSNALSHVGLIADGSVAANMSTLFLCAGAVVIIGFVVYLCTHKKVAQ; this is encoded by the coding sequence ATGTCTAATTCACAAAGCTCAACAATGCAGGTCAAAGAACGCACTGCAGGTATGACAAATGAGCAAGCGGTCACAGCATTGATTCCACTGTTAATTACTTTTATTTTGGGAACGCTGTGTTTGCAAGGTTTTAACTTGGTCTTTGCGCAAGTGGGTAAAGAAGTAGGCGCTGGCAGCCAAGCTTCTATGATTACGGCAATTCCAGGTATTGTGCTGGGTATTGTTTGCTTCGTGTATGGTTCTTTGGGTGATTTTGTGTCGCTTAAGAAGCTCGTAACGATTGGTATTCTCACCTTGTTTGTGGGCTCGGTTTTCGGTTTTGTTGCAGGATATTTCTTCCATCCTAATGTGTGGATTGTAATCTTTGCTCGCGTATTGCAAACAGCAGGTGAGCAGGTGGCAGGATCTGCATTCCTTGTGGTGGCTACAAAATATTTGAAGCCATCCTTAAAGGTAGTTTTCTTTGGTTTGTTTACTGCAGGCTATCAGTTCTCCGCCGCAATCGGTGTGTTTGCTGCTGGATTCTTCAGCTCCATTCACTGGTCTTTCCTTTTCTTAATTCCAACAGTAACTATTCTGCTGCTGCCTATTTTGCTCAAGAATTTGCCAGATGCTTCCGGAACAGGCGAAAAGGTTGATGCATGGGGTTTCGTCATCTTTGGTCTGGGTGCAGCCTTCTTGGCTTTGTTCTTCTCTGACATGAAGTGGTGGTATTTAGTAGCTGCTGTTGCTGCGTTTATTATTTTCGCAGTCTACATTCATAAGGCTAGCAATCCGTTTGTTACCCCAGCATTCTTCAAGAATACTAAGTGGCTGGTGGCTACAGGCTATATTCTGCTGTTCTACTTCCCAAATTATTTCTTCTCTCCAATGTTCAACAATGTGGCAGCAGGCGTGTATAACATGGATACCAGCACTGCATCGCACTACATTGTGTGGGCATTTATTGTGGCTGCCGTAGTTGGTACCAGCTCTGGTTGGATTGTGGGCAAGATTGGACGCCACGCCACTATGATTGTGGCTTGCATTTTAATGGCTTGTGGTTTTATTACGGGAGCTTTTGTGCTCACTGCAGGACCTTTGGCATTAACAGGTGCTGCATGCCTTTACTATGGTGGCGCCGGTATGCTTTATTCGCCAGTTGTTTCGCTCGTTTTAGGTACGCTCACTCAAGACGAGTCCGGACGTGGCGTGGGTATGAATGATTTGTTCATGAATACTACCGCATCTATCGGTATTGCTATTTTGGGTACATTGATGGGATCTAATGCACTGTCTCATGTGGGCTTGATTGCTGACGGTAGCGTGGCAGCAAATATGTCTACACTCTTCCTGTGTGCTGGAGCTGTTGTGATTATTGGCTTCGTTGTGTACTTGTGCACGCATAAGAAGGTTGCTCAGTAA